In the genome of Pseudomonas sp. LBUM920, one region contains:
- a CDS encoding FtsX-like permease family protein, whose product MSVFYWTLRALLSHWRRHPVQFFSVLTGLWLATALLTGVQALNSQARDSYARASQLIGGEPQASLSAPDAASFPQALFAELRRAGWPVSPVVQGRLQLKGHEDLRLQLMGIDPLSLPGGGAVAGQRLSQAQMIAFFNPPGRTWIAPHTLSALGLHEGEQPLTASGQALPPLQVQQDMAPGLLLTDIGFAQPLLGMPGQLSRLLLDKAFAAGHPTPPAALQLKQGEDNNLARLTESFHLNLDALGFLSFVVGLFIVHAAIGLALEQRRGLLRTLRACGVSARMLILSLGVELGVLSLLGGVLGVASGYLLASLLLPDVAASLRGLYGAEVPGQLSLSPWWWMAGLGLSLVGALLAGGSSLWRAARLPLLALANAQAWHDAHARWLRRQGWVAATALVIALLALGLGDSLAAGFVLMAALLLGAALGLPVVLNGLLTAVLGRSRSVLGQWFLADCRQQLPALSLALMALLLALAANIGAGSMTSGFRQTFNNWLEQRLTAELYLNPQNPAQAEQLATWLAQQPLVQAVLPTWQVAVQLQGWPADVFGVVDDPTYRQHWPLLEAASTPWDQLLQGDTVMLSEQLARRLKVQLGDAIAIPTPEGLWSPKVVGIYADYGNPKGHLLVNSYHLLAHWPTLTPARFNLRVQPQDVPPLVREVQRTFALDDSRIVDQQQLKGWSSQVFERTFAATAALNSLTLGVAGVALFISLLTQSQSRLGQLAPLWALGVTRRQLMLLNLGQTWLLAVLTLVLALPLGLLLAWCLDAVINVQAFGWRLPLQVFPWQLAQLLGLALLATLLASAWPLWQLYRSRPTDLLRTFANED is encoded by the coding sequence ATGAGCGTTTTTTATTGGACGTTGCGCGCACTGCTCAGCCATTGGCGGCGTCACCCGGTGCAGTTTTTCAGCGTGTTGACCGGCCTGTGGCTGGCCACCGCACTGTTGACCGGCGTGCAGGCGCTGAACAGCCAGGCGCGGGACAGTTATGCACGCGCCAGTCAATTGATCGGCGGTGAGCCGCAAGCCAGCCTCAGCGCGCCGGACGCTGCCAGCTTCCCCCAGGCGCTGTTTGCCGAGCTGCGCCGTGCCGGGTGGCCGGTATCGCCGGTGGTGCAGGGGCGCTTGCAGCTCAAGGGGCATGAGGACCTGCGCCTGCAATTGATGGGCATTGACCCGCTGTCGTTGCCCGGCGGCGGGGCAGTGGCGGGGCAGCGGTTGAGCCAGGCGCAGATGATCGCGTTTTTCAACCCGCCGGGGCGTACCTGGATCGCACCGCACACCTTGTCGGCCCTGGGGTTGCATGAAGGCGAGCAACCGCTGACCGCGAGCGGGCAAGCCTTGCCACCGTTGCAGGTTCAGCAGGACATGGCTCCGGGCCTGTTGCTGACCGATATCGGCTTTGCCCAACCGCTGCTGGGCATGCCGGGGCAACTGTCGCGCCTGCTGCTGGACAAGGCCTTTGCCGCCGGTCATCCCACGCCACCGGCTGCGCTGCAACTCAAGCAGGGTGAAGACAACAACCTCGCGCGCCTCACCGAAAGCTTTCACTTGAACCTCGACGCCTTGGGCTTTTTATCCTTTGTGGTGGGGCTGTTTATTGTCCACGCCGCGATCGGCCTGGCGCTGGAACAACGGCGCGGATTATTGCGTACCTTGCGCGCCTGCGGGGTCAGCGCGCGCATGCTGATCCTCAGCCTGGGCGTCGAACTCGGCGTGTTGTCGTTGCTCGGCGGTGTGCTCGGTGTCGCCAGCGGGTATCTGTTGGCGAGCCTGCTGCTGCCGGATGTCGCCGCAAGTTTACGTGGGCTGTACGGCGCCGAGGTGCCGGGCCAGTTGAGCCTCAGCCCGTGGTGGTGGATGGCCGGGTTGGGCCTGAGTCTCGTGGGCGCGCTGCTGGCCGGCGGCAGCAGCCTGTGGCGAGCGGCGCGCTTGCCGCTGCTGGCACTGGCCAATGCCCAGGCCTGGCATGACGCGCACGCGCGCTGGTTGCGACGCCAGGGTTGGGTGGCGGCTACCGCGCTGGTCATCGCGCTGCTGGCGCTAGGGTTGGGCGACAGCCTGGCGGCCGGTTTTGTGTTGATGGCCGCCTTGCTGCTGGGCGCGGCGCTCGGCTTGCCGGTGGTGCTCAACGGCCTGCTGACGGCAGTGCTCGGGCGTAGCCGCTCCGTGCTCGGCCAGTGGTTTCTTGCCGACTGCCGCCAGCAGTTGCCCGCCTTGAGCCTGGCGTTGATGGCTTTGCTGCTGGCCCTGGCGGCGAATATCGGCGCGGGCTCCATGACCTCGGGCTTTCGCCAGACCTTCAATAACTGGTTGGAGCAACGCCTCACGGCGGAGCTGTACCTCAACCCGCAAAACCCGGCACAGGCCGAGCAACTCGCGACGTGGTTGGCGCAGCAACCCTTGGTGCAGGCGGTGCTACCGACCTGGCAGGTTGCCGTGCAACTGCAGGGCTGGCCGGCGGATGTGTTCGGCGTGGTCGACGACCCGACCTACCGCCAGCACTGGCCGTTGCTGGAGGCGGCAAGCACACCTTGGGACCAGTTGCTGCAAGGCGACACCGTCATGCTCAGCGAACAATTGGCGAGGCGCTTGAAGGTGCAGTTGGGCGATGCCATCGCGATCCCCACGCCTGAGGGTCTCTGGTCGCCCAAGGTGGTGGGAATTTACGCCGACTACGGCAACCCCAAAGGCCATCTGCTGGTCAATTCGTACCACCTGCTGGCGCATTGGCCAACGCTGACACCGGCCCGCTTCAACCTGCGGGTGCAGCCGCAAGATGTGCCACCGCTGGTGCGCGAGGTGCAGCGCACGTTCGCCCTGGATGACAGCCGCATTGTCGATCAGCAGCAACTCAAAGGCTGGTCGAGCCAGGTGTTTGAGCGCACTTTCGCCGCCACCGCCGCCTTGAACAGCCTGACCCTCGGCGTGGCCGGCGTGGCGCTGTTTATCAGCCTGCTGACCCAGAGCCAGAGTCGACTGGGCCAACTCGCGCCCCTGTGGGCGCTGGGCGTGACGCGTCGGCAATTGATGTTGCTCAACCTGGGCCAGACCTGGCTGTTGGCGGTGTTGACCCTGGTGCTGGCGTTGCCGCTGGGCCTGCTGCTGGCGTGGTGCCTGGACGCGGTGATCAACGTGCAGGCATTCGGCTGGCGCCTGCCATTGCAGGTGTTCCCTTGGCAGCTCGCTCAGTTGTTGGGGTTGGCGCTGCTGGCCACCTTGTTGGCCTCGGCCTGGCCGTTGTGGCAGTTGTACCGCAGTCGCCCGACGGATTTGCTGAGGACGTTTGCCAATGAAGATTAA
- a CDS encoding ABC transporter ATP-binding protein — translation MLQVHGVLKSYATPQGSLTVLAGVDLHLGERSSLALMGESGSGKSTLLHLVAGLDRVDGGSIQVGAQRLDQLTEAQLAHWRRTEIGLVFQQFNLIGSLRVEDNLAFQARLAGRFDPQWQAQLVERLGLGDLLKRYPEQLSGGQQQRVAVGRALASRPGLLLADEPTGNLDEATSDDVLQLLLDLLRDSATSLLMVTHSPRIAARLDRQVVLHRGRVVPADAR, via the coding sequence ATGTTGCAGGTGCACGGTGTCCTTAAAAGCTACGCCACCCCGCAGGGCTCGCTGACGGTGCTGGCGGGCGTCGATTTGCACCTGGGCGAACGCAGCAGCCTTGCGCTGATGGGCGAGTCGGGCAGCGGCAAAAGTACGCTGCTGCATCTGGTGGCCGGGCTCGACCGCGTGGACGGCGGCAGCATCCAGGTCGGCGCACAGCGCCTGGACCAACTGACCGAGGCGCAGCTGGCTCACTGGCGGCGCACCGAAATCGGCCTGGTGTTCCAGCAATTCAACCTGATCGGCAGTTTGCGCGTCGAGGACAACCTGGCGTTCCAGGCGCGGCTGGCAGGGCGCTTCGATCCGCAGTGGCAGGCACAATTGGTGGAGCGCCTGGGGCTGGGTGACTTGCTCAAGCGCTATCCCGAGCAACTGTCCGGCGGCCAGCAGCAACGGGTGGCGGTGGGGCGCGCCCTGGCCTCGCGCCCCGGCTTGCTGCTGGCCGATGAGCCGACCGGCAATCTGGACGAAGCCACCAGCGATGACGTGTTGCAATTGCTGTTGGACCTGCTGCGTGACAGCGCGACCAGCCTGTTGATGGTCACCCACAGCCCGCGCATCGCAGCGCGCCTGGACCGGCAAGTGGTCTTGCATCGCGGCCGTGTCGTGCCCGCGGACGCGCGTTGA
- a CDS encoding histidine phosphatase family protein encodes MVNDVVDLTLTKPRSRRGYIKWLRKWWAGLAVIALLLAGFLLWPSSPRDLSVGNRLLSSQVLPSWRDGDLIVLVRHEERCDRSTNPCFGGAEGLTVVGTQRAQELGKAFLKLGMEGSDVLASPALRTAQTSHFMFGNAELTSGQQAICGAAIGEELLSHKQPGRNLVFVTHSGCIADFEKTLGFPHAAFPEYGSALFVRVKANGKFETLGIMNSPGWPAVLKKL; translated from the coding sequence ATGGTGAATGATGTGGTTGACCTTACCCTGACCAAGCCGCGTTCGCGCCGCGGCTATATCAAGTGGTTGCGAAAGTGGTGGGCGGGCCTTGCAGTCATCGCGCTGCTGCTCGCCGGCTTCCTGCTGTGGCCCTCATCACCGCGTGACCTGAGCGTGGGCAATCGCTTGCTGAGCTCGCAGGTGCTGCCCAGCTGGCGCGACGGTGACCTGATCGTGCTGGTGCGCCATGAAGAGCGCTGCGACCGCTCGACAAACCCCTGTTTCGGCGGCGCCGAGGGCCTGACAGTCGTCGGCACCCAACGCGCGCAAGAACTGGGCAAGGCCTTCCTCAAACTCGGCATGGAAGGTAGCGACGTGCTTGCCAGCCCCGCATTGCGCACGGCCCAGACCTCACACTTCATGTTCGGCAATGCCGAGCTGACCTCCGGGCAGCAGGCGATCTGCGGCGCGGCCATTGGCGAAGAACTGCTCAGCCACAAGCAGCCCGGGCGCAACCTCGTATTTGTTACCCACAGCGGCTGTATTGCCGACTTCGAAAAGACCCTGGGTTTCCCCCACGCGGCCTTTCCCGAGTACGGCAGCGCCCTGTTTGTTCGGGTCAAGGCCAACGGCAAATTCGAGACCCTGGGCATCATGAACAGCCCCGGGTGGCCCGCCGTCCTGAAAAAACTCTAG
- the arnT gene encoding lipid IV(A) 4-amino-4-deoxy-L-arabinosyltransferase has product MTRLKPLPVLLLAFAVFYLLPLGLHGLWIPDETRYAQISQEMLLSGNWVAPHFMGVRYFEKPAAGYWLIAIGQWVFGENLFGVRIASALTTGLSVVLAYLIARRLWNDPRKSFACALLYMSFGLVAGQAGYSNLDPQFTLWVNLSLVALWFALDSRTSRGRLGAWAVLGVACAMGFMTKGFLAWLLPVLIAVPYMLWQRRLGELLRYGPLAILVAVVLCLPWVWAIHLQEPDYWRFFFWHEHIRRFSSNNAQHARAWWFFLPIMVVACLPWAALLPATVINAWKDKGQPAIIFLALWLLLPLVFFSLSNGKLPTYIMPCLLPLALLMGHALIDLINRGKTCSLRINGLLNFVIGLGAMATLIYLQIDKPLYSNSHAEMYSLSLTFIVLLGWILANLLQAFRPLTLWAMPALAIGVLVALLPAGMPQEVTDTEMPDQFVLEHLDELQQTHALISNELGSASALSWRLRRPDVAFYDTEGELRYGLKYADSVHRKVSFENVQPWLSEARQQGSVGVLMRVRSTSEHREEGQLPPGGQRYRKGAMLLIIYPKLP; this is encoded by the coding sequence ATGACCCGTTTAAAACCTCTGCCGGTATTGTTGCTGGCCTTCGCCGTGTTCTATCTGCTGCCTTTGGGCCTGCACGGTTTATGGATACCGGATGAAACCCGCTACGCCCAGATCAGCCAGGAAATGCTGTTGAGCGGCAACTGGGTGGCGCCTCATTTCATGGGCGTGCGCTACTTCGAAAAGCCTGCCGCTGGCTATTGGCTGATCGCCATCGGCCAGTGGGTGTTTGGCGAAAACCTCTTCGGGGTGCGCATTGCCTCGGCCTTGACCACGGGCCTGAGCGTTGTGCTCGCGTACCTTATCGCCCGCCGCCTGTGGAACGACCCGCGCAAGAGCTTCGCCTGTGCCCTGCTCTACATGAGCTTCGGGCTGGTGGCGGGGCAAGCGGGTTACTCCAACCTCGATCCGCAATTCACCCTGTGGGTCAACCTCAGCCTGGTTGCTCTGTGGTTCGCGCTCGACAGCCGCACCTCACGTGGCCGGCTCGGCGCCTGGGCAGTGCTGGGCGTGGCCTGCGCCATGGGGTTTATGACCAAGGGCTTTCTGGCCTGGCTGTTGCCGGTGCTGATCGCCGTGCCGTACATGCTCTGGCAACGACGCCTGGGTGAATTGTTGCGCTATGGCCCGCTGGCGATCCTGGTGGCGGTGGTGCTGTGCCTGCCGTGGGTGTGGGCGATCCATCTGCAGGAACCGGACTACTGGCGCTTCTTCTTCTGGCACGAGCACATCCGCCGCTTCTCCTCCAACAATGCCCAACACGCCAGGGCCTGGTGGTTCTTCCTGCCGATCATGGTGGTGGCGTGCCTGCCATGGGCGGCGCTGTTGCCCGCGACCGTGATCAACGCCTGGAAAGACAAAGGCCAACCGGCGATTATTTTTCTGGCCTTGTGGCTGCTGCTGCCGCTGGTTTTTTTCAGCCTGAGCAACGGCAAGCTGCCGACCTACATCATGCCGTGTCTGCTGCCTCTGGCGTTGCTGATGGGGCATGCGTTGATCGACCTGATCAACCGCGGCAAAACATGCAGCCTGCGCATTAACGGCCTGCTCAATTTCGTCATCGGCCTCGGCGCGATGGCGACCCTGATTTACCTGCAGATCGACAAGCCGTTGTACAGCAACAGCCACGCCGAGATGTACAGCCTGTCGCTGACCTTCATCGTGCTGTTGGGCTGGATCCTGGCAAATCTGCTGCAAGCCTTCCGCCCGCTGACGCTGTGGGCCATGCCTGCGCTGGCCATCGGCGTGCTGGTGGCGCTGCTGCCTGCCGGCATGCCGCAAGAGGTTACCGATACCGAAATGCCCGACCAGTTCGTGCTTGAGCATCTGGATGAACTGCAACAAACCCATGCTTTGATCAGCAATGAACTGGGTTCGGCCTCGGCGTTGTCCTGGCGCTTGCGCCGCCCTGACGTGGCGTTCTACGACACCGAGGGCGAGCTGCGCTATGGCCTCAAATACGCAGATTCGGTGCACCGCAAAGTCAGCTTTGAAAATGTTCAGCCCTGGCTGAGCGAAGCCCGCCAACAAGGCTCGGTCGGCGTATTGATGCGCGTCAGAAGCACCAGTGAACATCGCGAAGAAGGGCAACTGCCACCCGGAGGCCAGCGCTACCGCAAGGGCGCCATGCTGCTGATCATTTATCCCAAACTTCCTTGA
- a CDS encoding glycosyltransferase family 39 protein, translating into MNFWKTERGALVLLLGVSALLLLLGLGSRDLWGPETRWANIALQMLQSGDYFDPYLKGAPYYDKPLPSYWLITACANLMGGLGPWSLRLSSVIAAWLSIWLVYLIGERLFRKGTGLIAGWMLATTFYFLFWARVATADVLTVCGVLSAVWWYWRGPDDTRLGRYTVFFLLLAATSLFKGLIGFVLPGLVLLPHLLSEHRYRRHLNLRLLLAMLIAAAFYSIPFVLSHFYGAPTYGESGLELVFKENVVRFFDPFDHMGPIYTYLIYLPAYTLPWAPCWLLGVWLALRHWRQTPPNVRWLVWGLGLLFVFFTASGSRRSYYVLPLVPFAQLLGAWWLSERLQQQPARWPRWQKAFGITAGVLLLVLGVVYPWTTGNGGVTRFAEDVHAEAVKSAPWNQWQMVLVEVDNKVPMYLQNGGKPFYYVSETQDFPRQGDSAALMAWLEKTSGQGFDPQHTIIVAQYSKEDPTPLAYLGTDHQVITTQPDNGERLFQKRSGGSVAFIPVPR; encoded by the coding sequence ATGAATTTCTGGAAAACCGAACGCGGCGCGCTGGTGCTGCTGCTGGGCGTCTCGGCGTTACTCCTGCTGCTGGGCCTGGGCAGTCGCGATTTGTGGGGGCCGGAGACCCGTTGGGCCAACATCGCCCTGCAGATGCTGCAAAGCGGTGACTACTTCGACCCCTACCTCAAGGGCGCACCGTACTACGACAAACCGCTGCCCTCTTACTGGCTGATTACCGCGTGCGCCAACCTGATGGGCGGACTCGGGCCATGGTCGCTGCGCCTGTCATCCGTGATCGCGGCCTGGCTGAGCATCTGGCTGGTCTACCTGATCGGCGAGCGCCTGTTTCGTAAAGGCACCGGGCTGATTGCCGGCTGGATGCTGGCGACCACCTTCTACTTTCTGTTCTGGGCCCGCGTGGCCACAGCCGATGTGCTGACCGTGTGTGGCGTGCTGTCGGCGGTCTGGTGGTATTGGCGCGGTCCGGACGACACGCGGCTGGGACGCTACACGGTATTTTTCCTGCTGCTGGCGGCAACGTCGCTGTTCAAAGGTTTGATCGGCTTCGTGTTGCCGGGCCTGGTGCTGTTGCCGCACCTGCTCAGCGAACACCGCTACCGGCGCCACCTCAACCTGCGCCTGCTGCTGGCCATGCTGATCGCGGCGGCGTTCTATTCGATTCCCTTCGTGTTGTCCCACTTTTACGGGGCACCCACCTATGGCGAGAGCGGCCTTGAACTGGTGTTCAAGGAAAACGTCGTGCGCTTTTTCGACCCCTTCGACCACATGGGGCCGATCTATACCTACCTGATCTACCTGCCCGCCTACACCCTGCCCTGGGCGCCGTGCTGGCTGCTCGGCGTGTGGCTGGCGCTGCGCCATTGGCGCCAAACGCCTCCTAACGTGCGCTGGCTGGTGTGGGGCCTGGGCCTGTTGTTTGTGTTCTTTACCGCCAGCGGCAGCCGCCGCAGTTATTACGTGTTGCCGCTGGTGCCTTTCGCCCAGCTGCTGGGCGCCTGGTGGCTGAGTGAACGCCTGCAGCAGCAACCGGCCCGTTGGCCGCGCTGGCAGAAGGCGTTTGGCATCACCGCCGGCGTGTTGCTGCTGGTGCTGGGCGTGGTCTACCCCTGGACCACCGGCAACGGCGGCGTCACCCGATTCGCCGAGGATGTGCACGCCGAGGCGGTGAAAAGCGCGCCGTGGAATCAGTGGCAGATGGTGCTGGTGGAAGTCGACAACAAGGTCCCGATGTACCTGCAAAACGGCGGCAAGCCGTTTTACTACGTGAGCGAAACCCAGGACTTCCCGCGTCAGGGCGACAGCGCCGCCCTGATGGCCTGGCTGGAAAAAACCAGCGGCCAGGGGTTCGACCCGCAGCACACGATCATCGTCGCGCAATACTCAAAGGAAGACCCCACACCGTTGGCCTACCTGGGCACGGATCATCAGGTGATCACCACGCAGCCGGACAATGGCGAGCGGCTGTTCCAGAAACGTTCGGGCGGCAGTGTGGCGTTTATTCCTGTGCCACGCTGA
- a CDS encoding alpha/beta fold hydrolase, with the protein MSANLSQLPVVRGEAVEIRRGRSLSIAHHRGTPETATVVFFCHGAGGNKDQWRLQWQALKAEGYSLVAWDLLGHGDSAKPRKATAYAWSELVADYLAILQRYGGARNVIVAHSFGTGLSLSTLLAKPAVPVDAALLLGTQLHRPVTGGGLMALPAWLLEWLRPVLAKGFRERAWHATADPALVAYEEKLTERNRLSMFKALMKHAQWPDADQVRSLLLPVSVLAGDSDGLTPASGGQALAAQLPNAVFQVLENCGHQLMLEKPQAVLAGFHARVKTRSA; encoded by the coding sequence ATGAGTGCCAACCTTAGCCAGTTGCCAGTGGTGCGCGGTGAAGCCGTGGAGATCCGTCGCGGCCGATCCCTGAGCATCGCCCACCACCGCGGCACGCCCGAAACCGCCACCGTGGTGTTTTTCTGCCATGGCGCCGGCGGCAACAAGGACCAATGGCGCCTGCAATGGCAGGCGCTGAAGGCTGAGGGTTACAGCCTGGTCGCCTGGGACCTGCTCGGCCACGGCGACAGCGCCAAACCGCGAAAAGCCACTGCCTATGCCTGGTCGGAGCTGGTGGCCGACTACCTGGCGATCCTGCAACGCTACGGCGGTGCTCGCAACGTGATCGTGGCGCATTCCTTCGGCACCGGGCTGAGCTTGAGCACCTTGCTGGCCAAGCCCGCAGTGCCCGTCGACGCGGCGCTGTTACTGGGCACGCAGCTGCATCGACCGGTGACAGGCGGTGGCCTGATGGCTTTACCTGCGTGGCTGTTGGAATGGCTGCGTCCTGTGTTGGCCAAGGGCTTTCGCGAGCGCGCCTGGCACGCCACGGCCGACCCGGCGCTGGTGGCCTATGAAGAGAAACTCACTGAACGCAACCGCCTGTCCATGTTCAAGGCGCTGATGAAGCACGCCCAATGGCCGGACGCCGATCAGGTTCGCAGCCTGCTGTTGCCGGTCAGCGTGCTGGCCGGCGACAGTGACGGCCTCACGCCCGCCAGTGGCGGGCAAGCTCTGGCAGCGCAGTTGCCCAACGCGGTGTTTCAAGTGTTGGAGAATTGCGGTCACCAACTGATGCTGGAAAAACCGCAGGCGGTGCTGGCGGGGTTCCACGCACGGGTGAAGACTCGCAGCGCCTGA
- a CDS encoding ABC transporter ATP-binding protein: protein MTLLRVENLRIALPPGADRSHALYDLTLQLRSGECLCVVGESGSGKSMLAKALLRQLPTPLTVESGRLAFRDQDLAALSDTAMRQLRGRDISMVFQEPVSALNPLLRVGEQIDETLRAHGVNAVRERRRRVVDLLGYVGLPDPERLRLAYPFELSGGQRQRVVIAMALAFDPALLIADEPTSALDVTTQAQILDLLRKIQQDKGMALLFITHDFAVVEAIANRVLVLQKGHLVEQGSARQVLREPQAAYTRQLLAAVSAQPLAPRTAVDGAVVLKAEQLGKVFSTRAGWGARRTTQALDAVQLQLREGETLGIVGESGSGKSTLGRCLVRLLHADSGHIQWLGQEVVGLSERRLRPLRSAVQMIFQDPFASLNPRQTVGRIIMTGPRVQGRSRADAEQRARQLLDLVGLPASAFERYPHEFSGGQRQRIGIARALAVEPKILIADECVSALDALIQVQILELLESLQRRLKLSIVFITHDLRVAARLCDRIAVMQHGRVVEQGETDRLFADARHPYTRALLQCVPNAAVLEADTL from the coding sequence ATGACGTTATTGCGTGTCGAGAACCTGCGTATCGCCTTGCCGCCCGGTGCGGACCGCAGCCATGCGCTGTATGACCTGACGCTGCAATTGCGCAGCGGCGAATGCCTGTGTGTGGTGGGCGAGTCCGGTTCGGGCAAGTCGATGCTGGCCAAGGCGTTGCTGCGTCAACTGCCGACGCCGTTGACGGTGGAAAGTGGGCGCCTGGCGTTTCGTGATCAAGACCTGGCCGCCCTCAGCGACACCGCCATGCGCCAACTGCGCGGGCGCGATATCAGCATGGTCTTTCAGGAGCCGGTGAGCGCCCTTAACCCGCTGCTGCGCGTGGGTGAGCAGATCGACGAAACCCTGCGCGCCCATGGGGTGAACGCGGTGCGCGAGCGCCGTCGGCGCGTGGTCGACCTGCTCGGTTATGTCGGCCTGCCCGACCCTGAACGCCTGCGCCTGGCTTATCCGTTCGAGCTGTCCGGCGGGCAGCGCCAACGGGTGGTGATCGCCATGGCCCTGGCGTTCGATCCGGCGCTGTTGATTGCCGATGAACCGACCTCGGCCCTGGATGTGACCACTCAGGCGCAGATCCTCGACCTGTTGCGCAAAATCCAACAGGACAAGGGCATGGCGCTGTTGTTTATCACCCATGATTTTGCCGTGGTCGAGGCGATTGCCAACCGCGTGCTGGTGTTGCAAAAGGGCCATCTGGTGGAGCAGGGCAGCGCCCGCCAGGTGTTGCGCGAGCCGCAGGCGGCGTATACCCGGCAACTGCTGGCGGCGGTGTCGGCACAGCCGCTGGCACCGCGTACGGCGGTGGACGGCGCCGTGGTGCTCAAGGCCGAGCAACTGGGCAAGGTCTTCAGCACCCGTGCAGGGTGGGGCGCGCGCCGCACCACGCAAGCGCTGGACGCGGTTCAATTGCAACTGCGCGAAGGCGAAACCCTGGGGATTGTGGGTGAGTCCGGCTCGGGCAAATCCACCTTGGGCCGCTGCCTCGTGCGCTTGTTGCATGCCGACAGCGGGCACATCCAATGGCTCGGCCAGGAGGTTGTCGGTTTATCGGAACGGCGCCTGCGCCCGTTGCGCAGCGCGGTGCAGATGATCTTCCAGGACCCGTTCGCCTCGCTCAACCCGCGCCAGACGGTAGGCCGCATCATCATGACCGGGCCGCGGGTGCAGGGCCGCTCCAGGGCTGACGCCGAACAGCGCGCGCGGCAATTGCTTGACCTGGTGGGCCTGCCGGCCTCGGCCTTCGAGCGCTACCCGCACGAATTTTCCGGGGGCCAGCGCCAACGCATCGGCATCGCCCGTGCATTGGCGGTGGAACCGAAAATCCTGATTGCCGATGAGTGTGTTTCGGCTCTGGATGCGTTGATTCAGGTGCAGATTCTGGAGCTGCTTGAGTCGCTGCAACGGCGCCTTAAATTGAGCATCGTGTTTATCACCCACGACCTGCGCGTGGCGGCGCGGTTGTGTGATCGCATTGCCGTGATGCAACACGGCCGTGTGGTCGAGCAGGGCGAGACTGACAGATTGTTTGCCGATGCGCGGCATCCCTATACCCGAGCGCTATTGCAGTGCGTGCCGAACGCCGCCGTGCTTGAGGCCGACACGCTTTAA
- a CDS encoding ABC transporter permease, translating into MALLKRFIRQPSALLGAVFLLVLAGLAIAAPWLTHSSPWEMNTQPMLAPFHDSAHWLGSDLLGRDLGSGLLYGARVSLAVGALASLATLLVGLIVGALAGYFGGWLDGVLMRVAEFFQIIPQLVLAVILVAVLEPSLGTIVLAIALVAWPAVARLVRSEFLTLRQREFVQAARVLGQSPLGIITQQILPNALAPLLVVMTFVMATAILTEAALAFLGLSDPEAMSWGYMINASRGVLREAWWMSFLPGLAIVLCVLAVNRVGEGLRVAFEPGRSL; encoded by the coding sequence ATGGCGCTGCTCAAACGCTTTATCCGCCAGCCTTCGGCGTTGCTGGGCGCGGTATTTTTGCTGGTACTCGCGGGGTTGGCGATTGCCGCGCCGTGGCTCACCCACAGTTCGCCATGGGAGATGAACACCCAGCCGATGCTCGCCCCGTTCCATGATTCGGCGCATTGGCTGGGCAGCGATTTACTCGGCCGCGACCTGGGCAGCGGTTTGCTCTACGGCGCCCGCGTGTCCCTGGCCGTGGGCGCATTGGCGAGCCTGGCAACCTTGCTGGTCGGCTTGATCGTCGGCGCGCTGGCCGGTTATTTCGGCGGTTGGCTCGACGGCGTGCTGATGCGCGTCGCCGAGTTCTTTCAGATTATCCCGCAGCTGGTGCTGGCGGTGATTTTGGTGGCGGTGCTGGAGCCGTCCCTGGGCACCATTGTGCTGGCCATCGCCCTGGTTGCCTGGCCGGCGGTGGCGCGCCTGGTGCGCAGTGAATTCCTTACCCTGCGCCAGCGTGAGTTTGTGCAAGCCGCGCGGGTGCTGGGGCAATCGCCACTGGGGATCATCACCCAACAGATCCTGCCGAACGCCCTGGCGCCGTTGCTGGTGGTGATGACCTTTGTGATGGCCACGGCGATCCTCACTGAGGCGGCGCTGGCGTTCCTCGGGTTGAGCGACCCGGAAGCGATGAGCTGGGGCTACATGATCAACGCCTCGCGTGGCGTGTTGCGCGAGGCCTGGTGGATGAGCTTTTTGCCGGGCCTGGCGATTGTGCTGTGCGTGCTGGCGGTGAACCGGGTGGGCGAAGGCTTGCGCGTGGCTTTTGAACCGGGGAGGTCGCTATGA